One part of the Nostoc sp. PCC 7120 = FACHB-418 genome encodes these proteins:
- a CDS encoding response regulator transcription factor, whose product MAPAKILVVDDDPAVRNLIQRFLIKQNYQVEAAEDGKTALSLFEQFNPDLVILDINLPDVIGFNLCQEMQSRNGVFVLMLTSRADEADKIRGFAKGADDYLTKPFGLGELEVRVGAILRRQRVVTTAEQKRLTFEKLMIDPVRREVTLNSQAVPLTALEFDLLHFLASHPGRVWRRAELIQEVWDYEYVGDQRVVDVHIGQIRKKIEVDASQPALIQTVRGVGYKFECPTHSQVETNA is encoded by the coding sequence ATGGCTCCTGCCAAGATTCTTGTAGTTGATGACGACCCTGCGGTTCGGAATTTAATCCAACGCTTTTTGATAAAGCAAAACTATCAGGTGGAGGCTGCCGAAGATGGTAAGACAGCCTTATCTCTATTTGAGCAATTTAACCCAGATTTGGTAATTTTGGATATCAACTTACCAGATGTCATTGGGTTTAACCTCTGCCAAGAGATGCAAAGTCGTAATGGTGTTTTTGTTCTGATGCTCACTAGCCGTGCGGACGAAGCTGACAAGATTCGCGGCTTTGCTAAGGGTGCTGATGACTACCTCACCAAACCCTTTGGTCTAGGAGAACTAGAAGTCAGAGTCGGAGCTATTTTAAGAAGACAGCGCGTTGTCACCACCGCAGAACAGAAACGGTTAACATTTGAAAAACTGATGATTGACCCTGTACGGCGAGAGGTGACACTTAACAGCCAAGCTGTACCCTTAACTGCTCTAGAATTTGATCTGTTACATTTCTTAGCCAGCCATCCTGGCCGAGTGTGGCGACGCGCCGAACTAATTCAAGAGGTCTGGGACTACGAATATGTAGGCGACCAGCGAGTTGTAGACGTACATATCGGTCAAATTCGCAAAAAGATCGAAGTGGACGCTAGCCAACCAGCATTGATTCAGACTGTGCGCGGGGTAGGGTATAAATTTGAATGTCCCACTCACTCCCAAGTAGAAACCAATGCTTGA
- a CDS encoding DUF2811 domain-containing protein: MNSTVSIFTEIPETLHDSLKNYLETHPDWDQNRVLTAALSLFLLQNGDSDRRAARVYLETLFHHC; encoded by the coding sequence ATGAACTCGACAGTTAGTATTTTTACAGAAATCCCTGAAACTCTCCATGATTCTCTGAAAAATTACTTAGAAACACATCCTGATTGGGATCAAAATCGTGTCTTAACGGCAGCACTGTCATTGTTTTTACTACAAAACGGAGATAGCGATCGCCGTGCTGCTCGTGTTTACTTAGAAACTTTATTTCATCACTGCTAA
- the hisIE gene encoding bifunctional phosphoribosyl-AMP cyclohydrolase/phosphoribosyl-ATP diphosphatase HisIE — MSFIDSLSPQNVIPVEEIRYDERGLVPAIVQDYLDGTVLMMAWMNRESLQKTLDTGETWFWSRSRQEFWHKGGTSGHTQKVQSIRYDCDSDALLVGVEQIGDIACHTGERSCFHQVEGKIVAPPGDTLSQVFQVICDRRNHPTESSYTSKLFAGGDNKILKKIGEESAEVVMACKDDDQEAIAGEVADLLYHTLVALAHHQVDIKAVYRKLQERRR, encoded by the coding sequence ATGTCCTTCATCGATTCACTCTCACCACAAAATGTTATCCCCGTCGAAGAAATCCGCTACGATGAACGGGGTTTAGTGCCAGCAATTGTGCAAGATTATTTGGATGGCACAGTCCTAATGATGGCGTGGATGAATCGGGAGTCTTTACAAAAGACTTTAGATACAGGGGAAACTTGGTTTTGGAGTCGTTCCCGACAGGAATTCTGGCATAAGGGCGGAACTTCTGGCCATACCCAAAAGGTACAAAGCATACGTTATGACTGTGACAGTGATGCACTGTTAGTAGGGGTGGAGCAGATTGGAGATATTGCTTGCCATACTGGCGAACGCAGTTGTTTTCATCAGGTGGAAGGGAAAATCGTGGCGCCACCAGGGGATACATTATCCCAGGTATTTCAGGTGATTTGCGATCGCCGGAATCACCCTACAGAAAGTTCCTATACCAGCAAGTTGTTTGCAGGTGGCGATAATAAGATTTTAAAGAAGATTGGTGAGGAATCGGCTGAAGTCGTCATGGCTTGTAAGGATGACGACCAAGAGGCGATCGCTGGTGAGGTGGCAGATTTGCTATACCACACTTTGGTGGCTTTGGCTCACCATCAAGTAGATATAAAGGCAGTTTATCGGAAGTTGCAAGAACGCAGGCGTTAG
- a CDS encoding ChaB family protein, with translation MLYKSNEDLPLEVRAQLSQSHQDLYRAAFNSAIHWYGEVSKAHHVASSAVRMQSAMDRTVVLQG, from the coding sequence ATGTTATACAAGTCCAACGAAGACTTGCCTTTAGAAGTCCGCGCTCAACTATCGCAGTCTCATCAAGACCTTTATCGGGCAGCTTTTAACTCGGCAATCCATTGGTATGGGGAAGTTTCAAAAGCCCATCATGTTGCTTCAAGCGCTGTCAGGATGCAGTCGGCTATGGATAGGACTGTTGTTTTACAAGGATGA
- the hemL gene encoding glutamate-1-semialdehyde 2,1-aminomutase, with protein sequence MVNTTIKTTKSQEIFAAAQNLMPGGVSSPVRAFKSVGGQPIVFDHVKGAYIWDVDGNQYIDYVGTWGPAICGHAHPDVIGALHDALEKGTSFGAPSFLENVLAEMVIAAVPSIEMVRFVNSGTEACMAVLRLMRAFTNREKVIKFEGCYHGHADMFLVKAGSGVATLGLPDSPGVPKSATSSTLTAPYNDLEAVKALFEENRDQIAGVILEPVVGNAGFITPDAGFLEGLRELTHEHGALLVFDEVMTGFRIAYGGAQEKFGVTPDLTTLGKVIGGGLPVGAYGGRRDIMSMIAPAGPVYQAGTLSGNPLAMTAGIKTLELLQKPGAYEYLERITKKLADGLLQVALETGHAACGGHISAMFGLFFTSGPVHNYEDAKNSDTAKFGRFHRGMLERGVYLAPSQFEAGFTSLAHTDEDIDQTIAIAREVLSSI encoded by the coding sequence TTGGTAAATACCACTATTAAAACCACAAAATCACAAGAAATCTTCGCCGCCGCCCAAAACCTGATGCCAGGTGGTGTTAGTTCCCCTGTGCGCGCTTTTAAATCTGTAGGGGGGCAACCCATTGTATTTGATCATGTAAAGGGTGCATACATCTGGGATGTAGATGGCAACCAATACATTGACTATGTAGGCACTTGGGGGCCTGCTATTTGCGGTCATGCTCATCCAGATGTCATCGGGGCGTTGCATGATGCTTTAGAAAAAGGTACTAGTTTCGGTGCGCCTTCATTCTTGGAAAATGTTTTGGCGGAAATGGTCATCGCTGCTGTTCCCAGCATCGAAATGGTAAGATTCGTCAACTCAGGGACAGAAGCTTGTATGGCTGTATTACGGCTTATGCGGGCTTTCACTAACCGGGAGAAAGTCATCAAGTTTGAAGGCTGTTACCACGGACACGCCGATATGTTCCTGGTCAAAGCCGGCTCTGGTGTAGCCACACTAGGTTTACCCGATTCCCCAGGTGTGCCAAAATCTGCAACCAGCAGCACTCTCACAGCCCCATACAATGACCTCGAAGCTGTGAAGGCTTTATTTGAGGAAAACCGCGATCAAATCGCTGGTGTCATTCTCGAACCAGTTGTTGGGAATGCTGGGTTTATTACTCCTGATGCCGGCTTTTTGGAAGGACTGCGGGAACTAACTCACGAACATGGAGCTTTACTCGTGTTTGATGAAGTGATGACCGGTTTCCGTATTGCTTATGGTGGCGCTCAAGAAAAGTTTGGCGTTACACCCGATTTGACGACTTTAGGCAAAGTTATCGGTGGTGGTTTGCCAGTAGGAGCCTATGGTGGTCGTCGGGATATTATGTCCATGATTGCGCCTGCGGGGCCTGTATATCAAGCAGGAACGCTTTCTGGTAATCCTTTAGCAATGACAGCCGGAATTAAAACTCTGGAGTTATTACAAAAGCCCGGTGCTTATGAGTATCTAGAGCGAATTACTAAGAAGTTAGCCGATGGGTTACTACAAGTTGCCCTGGAAACAGGTCATGCAGCTTGCGGTGGTCATATTAGCGCCATGTTTGGCTTATTCTTCACCTCTGGCCCTGTGCATAACTATGAAGATGCCAAAAATTCTGACACAGCTAAATTTGGACGCTTCCATCGCGGTATGTTGGAGAGGGGTGTTTACTTAGCACCTTCCCAATTTGAGGCTGGTTTTACCTCTTTAGCTCACACTGACGAAGATATTGACCAGACAATTGCGATCGCCCGCGAAGTTCTATCTAGTATCTAA
- a CDS encoding metallothionein codes for MTTVTQMKCACPSCLCIISVEDAINKEGKYYCSEGCAEGHKTIKGCNHNGCGC; via the coding sequence ATGACAACCGTAACTCAAATGAAATGTGCCTGTCCGAGTTGCTTGTGCATCATTTCCGTAGAAGATGCCATCAACAAAGAGGGTAAATACTATTGTTCTGAAGGCTGTGCCGAAGGTCACAAAACTATAAAAGGCTGTAACCATAATGGCTGTGGCTGTTAA
- a CDS encoding serine/threonine-protein kinase, whose protein sequence is MSYCINPTCPNPENVAFSQKCEACGSPLLLRDRYRVLKPLGQGGFGATFLAHDQILPGEPSCVIKQLRPSGTAPHILQMARELFEREAKTLGTIGNHPQVPRLLDYFEEQEQFYLVQEYISGSTLQQEVKLNGTLSEPGVKQFLSEILPLLQYIHEHKVIHRDIKPANLIRRSQDARMVLIDFGAVKNQVSQAITNQSANTALTAYAIGTPGFAPPEQMAMRPVYASDIYALGITCVYLLTSKTPKDLDYNPTTGEVMWEHLVQASDHLIGVLRKMLEVSVRSRYQSATDVLKALEIEPYLESLAQGLLVKSEKEQTSQRPENSAVLSSSSPVAATSVGGVAQVAAAIRARRAKDAAAKLAILPNSNSNGNGLPTQQSKAGRRLDSQTLMKAYLKGRRDFALHNLNFLNLQGVDLSETNFHSAQLQSANLQGANLHNSDFGRASLTRANLKDANLNKAYFNHADLEGADLRGADLSHAYLSNANLRGTNLCGANLTGAKITDEQLALAKTNWMTIRPNGKRGLL, encoded by the coding sequence ATGAGCTACTGCATTAATCCTACCTGTCCAAATCCAGAAAATGTAGCATTTAGCCAAAAGTGTGAGGCTTGCGGCTCACCGCTACTGTTGCGCGATCGCTATCGGGTGCTGAAACCATTGGGTCAGGGTGGCTTCGGTGCAACCTTTTTAGCCCATGATCAAATATTGCCAGGGGAACCAAGTTGTGTAATTAAACAATTACGTCCTTCAGGAACAGCACCACACATTTTGCAGATGGCGCGAGAACTATTTGAGCGAGAAGCCAAAACCTTAGGCACAATTGGCAATCATCCCCAAGTACCGCGATTGCTAGACTACTTTGAAGAGCAAGAACAATTCTACTTAGTTCAGGAATATATCAGTGGTTCCACTCTTCAACAGGAAGTCAAACTTAATGGCACTCTGAGCGAACCAGGCGTAAAGCAATTTTTAAGTGAAATTCTGCCCCTACTGCAATACATCCATGAGCATAAAGTAATTCACCGTGATATCAAACCAGCCAACTTAATTCGCCGTTCTCAAGATGCCAGAATGGTATTGATTGACTTTGGTGCGGTCAAAAACCAGGTCAGCCAAGCAATTACAAACCAATCCGCAAACACAGCACTAACGGCCTATGCAATTGGTACTCCTGGTTTTGCACCTCCAGAGCAAATGGCAATGCGTCCAGTTTATGCCAGCGATATCTATGCCTTGGGGATAACTTGTGTATATCTATTAACAAGTAAAACACCTAAAGATTTAGATTATAATCCCACAACAGGTGAAGTCATGTGGGAACATTTGGTACAAGCCAGTGACCACCTGATCGGTGTGCTGCGGAAAATGTTGGAAGTATCAGTACGCAGTCGTTACCAGTCAGCCACAGATGTACTTAAAGCCTTGGAAATCGAGCCATATTTAGAAAGTTTGGCTCAGGGATTGCTAGTGAAATCAGAGAAAGAGCAAACATCCCAACGTCCAGAAAATTCTGCGGTTTTATCTAGCAGTTCTCCTGTGGCCGCGACTAGTGTAGGTGGTGTAGCACAGGTAGCCGCCGCAATTAGAGCCAGAAGAGCTAAAGATGCAGCAGCAAAGCTAGCAATATTACCTAATAGCAACAGTAATGGTAACGGATTGCCAACTCAACAATCCAAAGCTGGACGTAGACTAGATAGCCAAACTTTGATGAAAGCTTATCTTAAAGGGAGGCGCGACTTTGCTCTTCATAATTTAAATTTCCTTAATCTCCAAGGAGTTGACTTATCAGAAACAAATTTTCACTCAGCTCAACTTCAAAGCGCTAATCTCCAAGGAGCTAATCTCCATAACAGTGATTTTGGCAGAGCTAGCCTGACACGCGCCAACCTTAAAGACGCTAATTTAAATAAAGCTTATTTCAATCATGCCGATCTAGAAGGAGCAGACCTACGTGGTGCAGACCTCAGTCATGCTTATCTCAGTAATGCTAATCTTCGTGGAACTAATTTGTGTGGTGCTAATCTTACAGGGGCAAAAATTACTGATGAGCAATTAGCATTAGCAAAAACTAACTGGATGACGATCCGTCCTAACGGCAAAAGAGGTTTATTGTAA
- a CDS encoding FHA domain-containing protein has translation MTVQLQDKEIERRLSLYQIFISLYERHSNLLNEILQLDNIAQSSLASPKFYYVQGVVNKSTICIVTNLCENQTQTLQQSQHIWTIGRDRHNGICTYDKLLSRHHAAIKYVENQGFLLIDFQSTNGSFVNGEPVYQPIILKDGDRVRLGSLTFDFFLNNNCRMLPALAGDLLKQIMLQKQNDSHENSDNTLQIPIDSKYIENLKYGEYDLSSEQKSDILDQFFQRQA, from the coding sequence ATGACAGTTCAATTACAAGACAAAGAAATAGAACGGCGTTTGAGCTTATATCAAATATTTATTTCTTTATATGAACGCCATAGCAATCTTCTAAATGAAATTTTACAATTAGATAATATAGCTCAATCATCATTGGCTAGTCCAAAGTTTTATTATGTACAAGGAGTAGTCAATAAATCAACCATCTGTATCGTCACAAATCTATGTGAGAATCAAACGCAGACTTTACAACAATCACAACATATTTGGACAATAGGGCGCGATCGCCACAACGGCATTTGCACTTATGATAAATTATTATCTCGTCACCATGCAGCAATTAAGTATGTAGAAAATCAAGGTTTTTTATTAATAGATTTTCAAAGTACAAATGGTTCTTTTGTGAATGGGGAACCGGTTTATCAACCGATTATCCTTAAAGATGGCGATCGCGTTCGCTTAGGGAGCTTAACTTTTGATTTTTTCTTAAATAATAACTGCCGGATGCTACCAGCATTAGCAGGAGATTTACTAAAACAAATAATGCTACAAAAACAGAATGATTCCCATGAAAACTCAGATAATACCTTACAAATTCCTATAGATTCTAAATATATAGAAAATTTAAAATATGGAGAATATGATTTAAGCTCTGAGCAAAAATCCGATATTTTAGATCAATTTTTTCAGAGACAAGCGTAA
- a CDS encoding polysaccharide pyruvyl transferase family protein, with protein sequence MTIYTNHQLKEYLHKSLGQMESFESCAFLDYPAYPNIGDHLIWLGGVFYLTKVKGVKIKYASSVGDFSPTTLKEKAKNSPIVLTGGGNLGDLWPDYQNFREYIISTYRDRPIVILPQSIYFRDSANLKKAADIFNGHPNLTLFTRDERSYKLASEAFDKCHIFKAPDMAFQMTDLPSIHDIVTPKSSILYLCRQDKELNQEFTENMWEIPNLQIDDWASYQWKVGHPNNLLMRYGSALFREGWQKGLANPSDWLSRQKWQYLHPYTNIFQELYNPKMHQYSWSLMHSGIYQLQQHKLVITNRLHGHILSTLLKIPHIFFPNSYYKNESFYQAWTKQIPFCKFVKDTSQIKNSIQQVLESSERGGIQQEKVEI encoded by the coding sequence TCATCAACTGAAGGAATATTTGCACAAATCCTTAGGACAAATGGAGAGTTTTGAATCATGTGCATTCCTAGACTATCCAGCATATCCCAACATAGGAGATCACTTAATATGGCTTGGTGGTGTATTCTATCTAACTAAAGTTAAAGGTGTAAAAATAAAATATGCTTCTAGTGTGGGTGATTTTTCTCCTACCACTTTAAAAGAGAAAGCTAAGAACTCCCCTATAGTTCTTACGGGAGGCGGAAATTTAGGAGATTTATGGCCTGATTATCAGAATTTTCGGGAATACATTATTTCTACGTATCGCGATCGCCCAATTGTCATCTTACCCCAAAGTATATATTTCCGTGATTCTGCGAATTTAAAAAAAGCAGCAGATATATTTAATGGTCATCCCAATTTAACTTTATTTACTCGTGATGAACGTAGTTACAAGTTGGCAAGTGAAGCTTTTGATAAATGTCATATTTTTAAGGCCCCAGATATGGCTTTTCAAATGACTGATTTACCTAGTATTCATGATATTGTTACTCCCAAATCGTCGATTCTATATCTTTGTAGGCAAGATAAAGAACTAAATCAAGAATTTACAGAAAATATGTGGGAAATTCCCAATTTACAAATTGATGATTGGGCTTCATATCAATGGAAAGTAGGACATCCTAACAACCTACTTATGCGTTATGGATCTGCTTTATTTAGAGAAGGATGGCAAAAAGGCTTGGCAAATCCATCTGATTGGCTTTCTAGACAAAAATGGCAATACTTGCATCCATATACTAATATTTTCCAAGAATTATACAATCCAAAAATGCACCAGTATTCATGGAGTTTAATGCACAGTGGCATTTACCAACTCCAACAACATAAGCTAGTAATAACTAACCGATTACATGGACATATTCTCTCTACACTTTTAAAAATACCTCATATTTTCTTTCCAAACAGTTACTACAAAAATGAATCTTTTTACCAGGCTTGGACAAAGCAGATTCCATTTTGTAAATTTGTTAAAGATACTTCTCAGATAAAAAACTCCATTCAGCAAGTATTGGAATCAAGTGAACGAGGAGGAATCCAACAAGAAAAAGTGGAAATTTGA